A DNA window from Impatiens glandulifera chromosome 7, dImpGla2.1, whole genome shotgun sequence contains the following coding sequences:
- the LOC124945456 gene encoding probable folate-biopterin transporter 4, protein MIQWLNHLRLAFGASFLWLVCSIYFTQGFRSFVWTAVSYQLKDKLELSPSASQFVSTVAFFPWSIKPLYGILSDCIPIGGRKRIPYLVISTVLSLFPWLVLGQLSSLRDSKVNLMSLLMVQNLGSAMADVVVDAMIAEAVKLERASFAGDLQALSWMSMAVGGICGSLLGGYALTNLRINNIFLLFSILPAVQLFSCIFVEEKKVLSTSSVVTTHMMNGSSKSEDFEVEKSASTILRRKKSGAGKKKNKKSKLPKDSSVKLHWYQSLKTACYSLYQAFRQPIIMRSMTWFMIANVAIPNLSTVMFYYQTEYLNLEASFLGTARVAGWLGLMLGTFVYNRFLKNMKLRKILMWAHVGVAITNLVDIFLVSRVNERFGISDKALMLCGSTLADAINQFKFMPFLILSGQLCPPGIEGTLFALFMSINNLSSTLGSFAGAGLASILNLSSGSFENLVPGLAIQTLCTLIPIAFLFLIPKEATGIST, encoded by the exons ATGATACAATGGTTAAATCATCTTCGACTTGCATTTGGGGCTTCTTTTCTATGGCTCGTCTGCTCCATTTACTTTACtcag GGTTTCAGGTCCTTCGTATGGACAGCAGTTTCTTACCAGCTAAAAGACAAGCTAGAGTTATCACCCTCAGCCTCTCAATTTGTGTCTACTGTTGCATTTTTTCCTTGGAGCATAAAACCATTATACGG AATCTTGTCTGATTGCATTCCTATTGGAGGAAGAAAAAGAATACCATACTTAGTCATTTCGACTGTACTTTCTCTATTTCCATGGCTGGTGTTGGGACAGCTCTCGTCCCTAAGAGACTCAAAGGTTAACCTCATGTCTTTATTAATGGTGCAAAATCTTGGCTCTGCCATGGCTGATGTAGTGGTCGATGCAATGATAGCTGAAGCTGTCAAATTGGAAAG GGCCTCGTTTGCTGGCGATCTACAGGCACTATCTTGGATGTCCATGGCTGTGGGAGGAATATGTGGGAGTTTGTTAGGAGGATACGCATTAACTAACTTGaggataaataatattttccttCTTTTCTCCATTCTACCGGCTGTGCAGTTATTTTCGTGTATTTTCGTAGAGGAGAAAAAGGTACTATCCACTTCAAGTGTTGTCACCACCCATATGATGAATGGATCATCAAAGTCGGAGGATTTTGAGGTTGAGAAATCGGCATCCACTATAttaagaagaaagaaaagcGGTGCTGgtaagaagaagaataagaaatcAAAACTTCCCAAGGACAGTTCAGTCAAATTACATTGGTATCAATCGCTCAAAACGGCTTGTTACAGTTTATACCAAGCATTCAGACAGCCAATCATCATGAG ATCGATGACTTGGTTTATGATAGCAAACGTGGCTATACCAAACCTGTCAACAGTCATGTTCTATTATCAGACGGAGTATCTAAACTTGGAAGCATCGTTTTTGGGTACAGCGCGTGTTGCGGGTTGGCTGGGACTAATGCTTGGAACTTTTGTTTATAACCGTTTCTTAAAGAACATGAAACTCCGAAAAATCCTCAT GTGGGCTCACGTTGGTGTGGCAATCACAAATCTGGTAGACATATTTTTAGTTTCTCGGGTGAATGAAAGATTCGGAATATCAGACAAAGCATTGATGTTATGTGGATCCACTCTTGCTGATGCCATTAATCAATTCAA GTTCATGCCATTTTTGATATTGTCGGGACAACTCTGTCCTCCGGGAATAGAAGGGACTCTGTTTGCGCTGTTCATGTCAATAAACAATCTGTCGTCGACATTAGGATCATTTGCGGGGGCTGGTTTGGCATCAATCCTGAACCTGTCTTCTGGTTCTTTCGAGAATCTTGTTCCGGGTCTTGCTATACAAACACTTTGCACTCTTATTCCAATTGCTTTCTTATTTCTTATACCAAAAGAAGCCACAGGTATATCCACCTAG